A region from the Corticium candelabrum chromosome 14, ooCorCand1.1, whole genome shotgun sequence genome encodes:
- the LOC134189561 gene encoding uncharacterized protein LOC134189561, producing MVSCWLRRLSSKTCFPKILRLRQVTSTATQQAERKRQLTAAEEISDILKSEGAVSKQKLQAFQRTHSRLFGVSKEEWLRKRDLLVRAGMSGTEAGRIALYLPPALGFSLAKLQHLVKLCKQYDLNMSRILRRDPLVVSLPRNLCSKHLKQLREVGFNETELKQLVEAYPMILGLPLTNWALNRIQELKESGFNMKSIATSLESSFVQNVPAIATDLTDEMSEMVKYLVSLGISPEEPLARRIDPTSLDHIRNIADIWAGPPIYCSSIQLRRLLRRSVGVLQQWTEEYLAEQLEVLVEVAGNPYMCISRLLDTPKQIIDVLTPPTTIQLRLEVMNNYGLNKSDHWKTLWLRSLYFCKSLTDLDTRLRLIFSKGDISLNEFLRQPNQSSLIDVEDLRSRLSFIRKHDVSLVTRIGLDTVCSISSMKLATLLDKTVDDYRAFTATLESGDE from the exons ATGGTTTCTTGTTGGCTCCGACGGTTGTCGAGCAAGACGTGCTTTCCTAAGATCTTACGGTTGAGGCAAGTAACAAGTACTGCAACGCAGCAGGCGGAGAGAAAGAGACAGCTGACGGCTGCAGAAGAGATATCCGACATTCTCAAGTCGGAGGGCGCCGTCAGTAAACAGAAGCTACAAGCGTTTCAGAGAACACATTCTCGTCTGTTCGGTGTGTCAAAAGAAGAATGGTTGAGGAAGCGAGACTTGCTAGTCAGAGCTGGAATGAGCGGGACAGAAGCCGGTAGGATTGCGCTCTACTTACCTCCAGCTCTCGGTTTTAGTCTGGCCAAGCTGCAGCATTTGGTGAAGCTATGCAAGCAGTATGATTTGAATATGAGCCGTATCTTGAGACGTGATCCTCTCGTGGTGTCTTTACCGCGAAATCTC TGCTCCAAACACTTGAAACAGTTGAGAGAGGTTGGATTCAATGAGACAGAACTGA AACAGCTAGTTGAAGCTTATCCAATGATTTTGGGTCTCCCGCTAACCAACTGGGCACTCAACAGAATTCAAGAATTGAAG GAAAGCGGATTTAATATGAAGAGTATTGCAACGTCACTTGAAAGCAGCTTTGTACAG AATGTACCAGCAATAGCTACTGATCTGACTGATGAGATGTCCGAGATGGTCAAGTATCTTGTCAGCTTGGGCATTAGCCCAGAAGAACCTTTGGCCAGAAGAATAGATCCCACTTCAT TGGATCACATTAGGAATATAGCCGATATCTGGGCTGGACCTCCTATCTACTGTTCATCAATTCAGCTGAGAAGGTTGCTGCGTCGATCCGTGGGGGTGTTGCAACAATGGACTGAG GAATATCTCGCTGAGCAGCTTGAGGTGCTCGTCGAAGTAGCAGGAAATCCTTATATGTGCATATCTAGG ttgttggATACGCCTAAGCAAATTATTGATGTGTTAACTCCACCAACGACGATACAACTACGACTAGAAGTGATGAACAATTATGGCCTTAACAAGTCTGATCATTGGA AAACATTGTGGCTTCGTTCACTCTATTTTTGTAAATCACTAACAGATTTGGATACTCGCTTGCGGCTCATCTTCAGCAAAGGTGACATTTCTCTCAACGAGTTTCTACGGCAACCCAACCA GTCATCACTTATTGATGTAGAAGATCTTCGTTCTCGACTCAGTTTCATTCGGAAACATGAT
- the LOC134189562 gene encoding uncharacterized protein LOC134189562 yields the protein MSDSDDSTTLGLRFLLTASQSVQSWNPVLASYFRIQTLSRSVKDRAVTDSRLKIGRRMCQYCGTFFNHSGFAVQTRIVSMKRTRKIRVCRKQLYKYNHWHNRLSSSPHRQKELCTVLAKKCLTCCRSAFLPIGGMKQTDSTKQTEDTLESGVIPVKLVSKDQGVAENKCETKKKRRSSIHKTILNMKRTSSGGSPLLKDFLSSI from the exons ATGAGTGACAGCGACGACTCTACTACTCTAGGTCTACGCTTTCTGCTTACTGCGTCGCAGTCAGTGCAATCGTGGAATCCCGTATTAGCAAGTTATTTTAG AATACAAACCCTTTCTCGATCTGTAAAAGACAGAGCAGTAACTG ACAGCAGGTTAAAGATTGGTCGTCGGATGTGTCAATATTGTGGGACTTTCTTCAATCACAGCGGCTTTGCGGTGCAAACGAGAATTGTGTCAATGAAGAGAACGAGAAAGATTCGTGTTTGTCGTAAGCAGTTGTACAAATACAACCACTGGCACAATCGACTTTCTTCTTCACCACATCGTCAGAAGGAACTTTGCACTGTCTTG GCAAAGAAATGTCTTACTTGCTGTAGAAGTGCATTCTTACCAATAGGTGGgatgaaacaaacagactcaaCAAAACAGACTGAAGACACTCTAGAGTCAGGAGTCATCCCAG TGAAGTTGGTCAGCAAGGATCAAGGAGTTGCTGAGAACAAGTGTGAAACCAAGAAGAAACGTCGATCTAGCATTCACAAAACCATATTAAATATGAAGAGAACTTCTTCTGGAGGCAGTCCATTACTAAAGGATTTTCTCTCTTCCATCTAG